The Dehalococcoidales bacterium genome window below encodes:
- a CDS encoding sulfurtransferase TusA family protein, whose amino-acid sequence MSEEIEKKLDVRGQQPPTPNMMLKDALEGVPIGALVEVTGDKSASRSLQRFVRMRGHETVSVNEAADAFIMVVKKVAGTGDLPLDCILIKD is encoded by the coding sequence ATGTCAGAAGAAATCGAAAAAAAGCTGGATGTGCGCGGACAACAGCCACCCACACCAAACATGATGCTAAAGGATGCACTCGAAGGAGTCCCTATTGGCGCGCTAGTTGAGGTTACAGGTGACAAGTCTGCGTCCAGAAGCCTGCAACGCTTTGTTCGCATGAGGGGCCATGAAACCGTTAGCGTTAATGAAGCTGCAGACGCTTTTATCATGGTAGTTAAGAAAGTTGCCGGAACCGGAGATCTTCCTCTGGACTGCATTTTAATCAAGGATTAG
- a CDS encoding DUF3343 domain-containing protein: MTDGGGLIIFEDVSQAIQAEKVLRTGGYAVKLIAPPPKYRMGCDLAVVINLVEKTGIERLLKEKDVHFYQIIPNHGGTAELLSVVKTTDYGKWTMIKAGNMKLAFEKETGLIVNTSGGGCPDIPYLHAEMVGKKLTQAPKPSELGYTLCALMLDRAYEEALTMWNGGN, from the coding sequence ATGACTGATGGTGGTGGTCTGATAATATTTGAAGACGTCAGCCAGGCTATTCAAGCCGAAAAGGTACTCAGAACAGGCGGATACGCAGTAAAACTTATTGCTCCACCGCCCAAATATCGGATGGGCTGCGATCTGGCAGTTGTAATCAACCTGGTAGAAAAGACTGGTATCGAAAGATTACTTAAAGAAAAAGATGTACATTTCTACCAAATCATTCCAAATCATGGCGGAACAGCTGAGTTGCTGTCAGTGGTAAAAACCACCGATTACGGCAAATGGACCATGATAAAAGCCGGGAATATGAAACTGGCTTTTGAGAAAGAAACTGGTTTGATAGTTAATACTTCCGGCGGGGGATGCCCTGATATTCCCTACCTTCATGCAGAAATGGTTGGGAAAAAGCTAACCCAAGCCCCCAAACCTTCTGAATTGGGTTATACTCTTTGCGCTTTAATGCTGGACCGGGCTTATGAAGAAGCTCTAACAATGTGGAACGGAGGTAATTAG
- a CDS encoding NAD(P)H-hydrate dehydratase, protein MLVIGGTIPKQGMPLIAGYVRREGDMLVADSQPFSRIQGTGAMISAALTATEYMGIEPPYVVVAGDIGKGDGTRLMYRYLIENISALKPAFVTLHYCQPFMNLLTQFVKEVEKMAKPPFLIADAGAMYAAKAAGQAEKFGIFTPDPSEIAFLADPNATHPAYIANHLFDSEIEDVPQLIKAAYSHKSAARVMVVKGARDYIAKNGEILATIEDPNVPVLEAIGGTGDTITGLVSAFTYAGVEPVEAGILAAKCNRMGGKMANPTPATKVSQIIDTFPLVFKQYLCEWSGTCVTSQGNDKRGNF, encoded by the coding sequence ATGCTGGTAATTGGGGGAACTATACCAAAACAGGGCATGCCTTTAATAGCAGGTTATGTGAGGAGGGAAGGAGATATGCTTGTAGCAGATAGCCAGCCTTTCTCACGCATTCAGGGTACCGGCGCTATGATAAGTGCTGCATTGACTGCAACGGAATATATGGGGATTGAACCTCCATATGTTGTAGTCGCCGGAGACATTGGTAAAGGTGATGGTACCCGGTTAATGTATCGATATCTCATCGAAAATATCTCTGCTCTTAAGCCTGCATTTGTAACCCTGCATTACTGTCAGCCTTTTATGAATCTGTTGACCCAATTCGTAAAAGAGGTCGAAAAAATGGCAAAGCCTCCGTTTTTGATAGCGGATGCCGGTGCAATGTATGCAGCAAAAGCGGCTGGCCAGGCAGAGAAGTTCGGGATATTTACTCCGGATCCATCCGAAATTGCTTTTTTAGCAGATCCGAACGCTACTCATCCTGCTTATATTGCCAATCATCTTTTTGATTCGGAAATCGAAGATGTGCCTCAACTGATCAAAGCTGCGTATTCACATAAAAGCGCAGCGAGGGTAATGGTGGTAAAAGGCGCCAGGGATTATATAGCCAAAAATGGAGAGATTCTGGCAACTATTGAAGATCCGAATGTCCCCGTACTCGAAGCGATTGGCGGCACTGGCGATACCATAACCGGGTTGGTAAGTGCTTTTACCTACGCTGGAGTTGAGCCGGTAGAGGCTGGCATACTGGCAGCCAAATGCAACCGTATGGGCGGTAAAATGGCAAACCCGACTCCTGCAACAAAAGTATCGCAGATAATTGATACATTTCCGTTAGTTTTTAAGCAATACCTTTGTGAATGGAGTGGCACATGTGTTACTTCCCAAGGAAATGATAAACGCGGAAATTTTTAA
- the yedF gene encoding sulfurtransferase-like selenium metabolism protein YedF, producing MKQIDCRGLSCPQPVLLTKKALEESGNEPLKILLDSTNALQNVKRFASSQNHQMDLTEKDGVFELIIKPGRENETRSDKTGSYVVLITSEVLGGGDENLGTILIKSFLNTLWQNNNLPTKILFLNSGVKLACEGSNVLDTLNLLKEAGVSIVSCGTCLAYYELTDKLNIGYTGNMYEIVESLLEATKVIKI from the coding sequence ATGAAACAAATAGACTGTCGCGGTTTGTCCTGCCCTCAGCCTGTACTGTTAACTAAAAAGGCGCTGGAGGAATCTGGAAACGAACCGTTAAAAATACTGTTGGATAGCACAAATGCTCTTCAAAACGTTAAGAGGTTTGCGTCTAGCCAGAATCACCAGATGGATTTAACAGAAAAAGATGGTGTCTTCGAACTAATTATTAAACCCGGACGAGAAAACGAAACGCGCAGCGACAAGACGGGGTCGTATGTAGTCTTGATTACATCGGAGGTTTTGGGTGGAGGTGACGAAAACCTTGGTACAATACTTATAAAATCATTTTTAAATACTTTGTGGCAGAATAACAACCTGCCGACCAAAATACTATTTCTAAACAGCGGCGTAAAGCTGGCTTGCGAAGGATCGAATGTTCTGGACACGCTTAATCTTCTCAAAGAAGCTGGAGTCAGTATCGTGTCTTGCGGGACTTGCCTGGCGTATTATGAATTAACCGATAAGTTGAACATAGGTTATACCGGCAACATGTATGAAATTGTGGAATCGTTGCTTGAGGCAACCAAGGTAATCAAGATTTAA